In the genome of Pseudomonas putida, one region contains:
- a CDS encoding MarR family transcriptional regulator has translation MPLTDNQHRFGMQLAQMSRGWRAELDRRLAGLNLSQARWLVLLHLARFEEAPTQRELAQSVGVEGPTLARLLDSLESQGLVRRQAVMEDRRAKKILLCPPAKPLIEQIETIANALRLELFTGVDEADLEVCMRVHAKILANLEKS, from the coding sequence ATGCCCCTGACCGATAACCAACACCGCTTCGGCATGCAGCTGGCCCAGATGTCCCGTGGCTGGCGCGCCGAGCTGGACCGCCGCCTTGCCGGCCTCAACCTGTCCCAGGCACGCTGGTTGGTGCTGCTGCACCTGGCCCGCTTCGAAGAGGCCCCGACCCAGCGTGAGCTGGCCCAGAGCGTAGGGGTCGAGGGACCGACGCTCGCGCGGTTGCTCGACAGTCTGGAGAGTCAGGGGTTGGTGCGGCGTCAGGCGGTGATGGAGGACCGGCGAGCGAAGAAAATTTTGCTGTGCCCGCCGGCCAAGCCGCTGATCGAGCAGATCGAGACCATCGCCAACGCCCTGCGCCTGGAGTTGTTCACAGGGGTCGACGAGGCCGACTTGGAAGTCTGCATGCGAGTGCATGCGAAGATTCTCGCCAACCTCGAAAAATCCTGA
- a CDS encoding SelT/SelW/SelH family protein translates to MPQAKPEIVITYCTQCQWLLRAAWLAQELLSTFADDLGRVALEPGTGGVFRITCDGVQLWERKADGGFPEAKVLKQRLRDQIDPQRDLGHNDR, encoded by the coding sequence ATGCCCCAGGCCAAGCCCGAAATCGTCATCACGTATTGCACGCAATGCCAGTGGCTGCTGCGCGCCGCCTGGCTGGCCCAGGAACTGCTCAGCACCTTTGCCGACGACCTGGGCCGCGTGGCCCTGGAACCGGGTACTGGTGGCGTGTTCCGCATCACCTGCGATGGGGTGCAGCTTTGGGAGCGCAAGGCCGATGGTGGCTTCCCCGAGGCCAAGGTGCTCAAGCAGCGGCTGCGCGATCAGATCGACCCGCAGCGCGACCTGGGCCATAACGATCGCTGA
- a CDS encoding patatin-like phospholipase family protein codes for MRRLLFCLLLTLTSFTVLATEAARPKVGLVLSGGAARGLAHIGVLKALEEQGVRIDAIAGTSMGAVIGGLYASGYSVEELEKLATTLDWQQALSDAPPRKDVPFRRKQDDRDFLVKQKLSFRDDGSLGLPLGVIQGQNLSLLLESKLAHTADTRDFDKLPIPFRAVATDIASGEKVVFSRGHLPQVIRASMSIPAVFAPVELDGRLLVDGGMVDNIPVDVARDMGVDLAIVVDIGTPLRDRKQLATVVDVLNQSITLMTRRNSEEQLASLHQDDVLIQPSLAAFGVTDFGRAQDMIDAGYRAARAMDNRLASLRRDEGDTGLAVARSPRQRRPIITAIKVENDSKVSDDVIRYYIRQPLGAPLELDRLQTDMGTLYGLDYFDRVQYRVVHKGDDNTLVINARGKRGGTDYLRLGLNLSDDMRGDSAFNLGASYRVNGINRLGAEWLTRAQIGDQQELYSEFYQPLDVGSRYFVAPYLDFGSQNIEATLDNDPIAEYRLERYGFGLNLGRQIGTYGEVRVGVGKAWGEAEVRIGDQDLPSVSFNEGFYELKYSFDTFDNVYFPHSGEDIGLALRKYDRSLDSDDDYRQWELKLDKAFSSGPHSLVLGGRYGRTLDEAQVVTSSFVFGGARQLSGFRQDSVSGQNISLMRMVYYRRLTPRAYLPLDFPLYLGGSLERGRAWNNDNEFDSGYINAASIFLGLETPLGPLNISYGANDEHQKAVYLNLGHTF; via the coding sequence ATGCGCCGCCTGCTGTTCTGCCTTTTGCTGACACTCACCAGCTTCACCGTCCTGGCCACTGAAGCCGCCCGGCCCAAGGTAGGCCTGGTGTTGTCCGGAGGCGCTGCCCGGGGCCTTGCCCATATCGGCGTGCTCAAGGCCCTGGAGGAGCAAGGCGTACGCATCGACGCTATCGCCGGCACCAGCATGGGCGCGGTGATCGGTGGGCTGTATGCCTCCGGCTACAGCGTCGAGGAACTCGAGAAGCTCGCCACCACGCTCGACTGGCAGCAGGCGCTGTCCGATGCCCCGCCACGCAAGGACGTGCCGTTCCGCCGCAAGCAAGACGACCGCGATTTCCTGGTCAAGCAAAAGCTCAGCTTTCGCGACGACGGCAGCCTCGGCCTGCCGCTGGGCGTGATCCAGGGCCAGAACCTCTCCCTGCTGCTGGAAAGCAAGCTGGCCCACACTGCCGACACCCGCGATTTCGACAAACTGCCGATCCCCTTCCGCGCCGTAGCCACCGACATCGCCAGCGGCGAGAAGGTGGTGTTCAGCCGCGGGCACCTGCCACAGGTGATCCGCGCCAGCATGTCGATCCCGGCCGTGTTCGCCCCGGTCGAACTCGACGGCCGTCTCTTGGTGGATGGCGGCATGGTCGACAACATTCCCGTCGATGTCGCGCGGGACATGGGGGTGGACCTGGCCATCGTGGTCGACATCGGCACCCCCTTGCGTGATCGCAAACAGCTGGCCACGGTGGTCGACGTGCTCAACCAGTCGATCACCTTGATGACCCGGCGCAACTCCGAGGAGCAACTGGCCAGCCTGCATCAGGACGACGTCCTGATCCAGCCTTCGCTCGCCGCCTTCGGCGTGACCGATTTCGGCCGTGCCCAGGACATGATCGATGCCGGCTATCGCGCCGCCCGGGCCATGGACAACCGCCTGGCCAGCCTGCGCCGTGACGAGGGCGACACAGGCCTTGCGGTGGCCCGTTCGCCACGCCAGCGCCGGCCGATCATCACCGCGATCAAGGTAGAGAACGATTCGAAGGTCAGCGACGACGTGATCCGCTACTACATCCGCCAACCCCTGGGCGCCCCTCTGGAGTTGGACCGCCTGCAGACCGACATGGGCACCCTGTACGGCCTGGACTACTTCGACCGGGTGCAGTACCGCGTGGTCCACAAGGGCGACGATAACACCCTGGTGATCAACGCCCGCGGCAAGCGTGGCGGCACCGACTACCTGCGTCTGGGCCTGAACCTGTCGGACGACATGCGTGGTGACAGCGCCTTCAACCTCGGCGCCAGCTATCGAGTCAATGGCATCAACCGGTTGGGCGCCGAGTGGCTGACCCGCGCCCAGATCGGCGACCAGCAGGAGCTCTACAGCGAGTTCTACCAGCCGCTGGATGTGGGCTCACGCTACTTCGTCGCACCCTATCTGGACTTCGGCTCACAGAACATCGAGGCGACCCTGGACAACGACCCGATCGCAGAATACCGCCTGGAGCGCTACGGTTTCGGCCTCAACCTCGGCCGACAGATCGGCACCTACGGCGAAGTGCGGGTGGGGGTGGGCAAAGCCTGGGGCGAGGCCGAGGTGCGCATCGGCGACCAGGACCTGCCCAGCGTCAGCTTCAACGAAGGCTTCTACGAACTGAAGTACTCCTTCGATACCTTCGACAATGTGTACTTCCCTCACAGCGGTGAAGACATCGGGCTGGCCTTGCGCAAGTATGACAGGTCCCTGGACTCGGACGACGACTACCGTCAATGGGAGCTCAAGCTGGACAAAGCCTTCAGCAGCGGGCCGCACAGCCTGGTGCTGGGCGGGCGCTACGGGCGCACCTTGGATGAGGCCCAGGTGGTGACCTCAAGCTTCGTGTTCGGCGGGGCCAGGCAGTTGTCGGGCTTTCGCCAGGACTCGGTGTCCGGGCAAAACATCAGCCTGATGCGTATGGTCTATTACCGCCGCCTCACGCCCCGCGCCTACCTGCCGCTGGACTTCCCGCTGTACCTGGGCGGCTCGCTCGAACGTGGCCGGGCCTGGAACAACGACAACGAATTCGACAGCGGGTACATCAATGCAGCGAGCATCTTCCTGGGCCTGGAAACACCGTTGGGGCCGTTGAACATCAGCTATGGAGCCAACGATGAGCATCAGAAGGCGGTGTACCTGAATCTGGGGCATACCTTCTAA
- a CDS encoding DMT family transporter, with amino-acid sequence MNHRTALGALHIGALFFGLTGVFGKLAASASPTIIVFGRAAFAVLALALFATLAGPGWQRLGAQDVRRLLLGGVLLAGHWVSFFIAVKVGGVAIATLGFASFPAFTVILEGVLFRERIRRNEAVLVILVSIGLVLVTPAFDLQSEATGGLLWALLSGLLFSLLSLTNRAGSGRLPAVQAALWQNLVVGLCLLPFAGPGLNQVATMDWLWIGLLGIFCTGVAHSLFVASLSVIKARTAAVVFGMEPVYGIAVAWVVFAETPTLRMLAGGVLIIFAIVLSSRMAAEQPPKQRPLVEGA; translated from the coding sequence ATGAACCACCGCACTGCCCTTGGCGCCCTGCACATCGGCGCCCTTTTCTTCGGCCTCACCGGCGTTTTCGGCAAGCTGGCGGCCAGTGCAAGCCCCACCATCATCGTCTTCGGGCGCGCCGCCTTCGCCGTGCTCGCCCTGGCGCTGTTCGCCACCCTCGCCGGCCCCGGCTGGCAACGCCTCGGCGCTCAGGATGTGCGCCGGCTGCTGCTTGGCGGCGTGCTCCTGGCCGGGCACTGGGTCAGTTTCTTCATCGCGGTCAAAGTCGGCGGCGTGGCCATCGCCACCCTCGGCTTCGCCAGCTTCCCCGCTTTCACAGTGATCCTCGAAGGCGTGTTGTTCCGCGAGCGCATCCGCCGCAACGAGGCTGTGCTGGTGATCCTGGTGAGCATCGGTCTAGTCCTGGTCACCCCTGCGTTCGACCTGCAAAGCGAAGCGACAGGTGGCCTGCTGTGGGCATTGCTTTCAGGGTTGCTGTTCTCGTTGCTGTCGCTGACCAATCGCGCCGGCTCTGGGCGCCTGCCGGCGGTACAGGCGGCGCTGTGGCAGAACCTGGTGGTCGGCCTGTGCCTACTGCCCTTCGCCGGCCCAGGATTGAACCAGGTAGCGACGATGGACTGGCTGTGGATCGGCCTGCTCGGCATCTTCTGTACCGGCGTGGCCCACAGCCTGTTCGTCGCCAGCCTGAGCGTGATCAAGGCGCGCACTGCCGCCGTGGTGTTCGGCATGGAGCCGGTCTATGGCATCGCCGTCGCCTGGGTGGTGTTCGCCGAAACGCCGACCCTGCGCATGCTGGCGGGCGGTGTCTTGATCATTTTCGCGATCGTGCTATCCAGCCGCATGGCCGCCGAGCAACCGCCCAAGCAGCGTCCATTGGTCGAAGGCGCCTGA
- the recQ gene encoding DNA helicase RecQ has protein sequence MLEQAQRVLKDIFGYDSFRGRQAAIIECVASGGDALVLMPTGGGKSLCFQVPALLRPGLAVVVSPLIALMDDQVATLDELGVAAAALNSTLSAEQQRELAGRLRRGEVKMLYLAPERLVQPRMLEFLRTLDIALFAIDEAHCVSQWGHDFRPEYLQLGQLAELFPQVPRIALTATADMRTREEIVQRLHLQGAERFLSSFDRPNIFYRIVPKEAPRKQLMAFLGERRGNAGIVYCLSRKKVDETAAFLCEQGFPALPYHAGLAAETRAANQHRFLNEEGLIMVATIAFGMGIDKPNVRFVAHLDLPKSMEAYYQETGRAGRDGLPSDAWMAYGLQDMVMLKQMLQNSEGDERHKRVEQHKLDAMLALCEETRCRRQSLLAYFDEVLEQPCGHCDNCVDQVQTWDATEPARQALSAVYRTGQRYGVGHLIDVLVGKDTEKVRNFGHEKLSVFGVGKSLSEHEWRSLFRQLVARALVDIDLEGYGGLRLSDSCRPLLRGEVTLQLRRDLKPQTVAKSPGGGSPASQLVRAEERELWEALRALRRKLAEEHSVPPYVIFPDSTLLEMLRSQPTSLSDMAQVSGVGARKLERYGEAFLGVLNGGSGDEAPKVVLDLRHELVSLARAGMTPAQIAGQLNCSEKNVYSLLAEALGRQELSLEQALDLPEDLLMEVQDAFLDGEGELPPVSVVSPLFGQRVPEGVLHCVRAALAAEFEL, from the coding sequence ATGCTCGAACAGGCTCAGCGCGTCCTCAAGGACATCTTCGGCTACGACAGTTTCCGGGGGCGCCAGGCAGCGATCATCGAATGCGTGGCCAGTGGTGGCGATGCCCTGGTGCTGATGCCCACCGGCGGTGGCAAGTCCCTGTGCTTCCAGGTGCCGGCCTTGCTGCGCCCGGGCCTTGCCGTCGTGGTGTCACCGCTGATCGCGCTGATGGACGATCAGGTTGCCACCCTCGATGAGCTAGGTGTGGCAGCCGCTGCGCTGAATTCGACCCTGAGTGCCGAGCAACAGCGTGAGCTGGCCGGTCGCCTGCGTCGTGGCGAGGTGAAGATGCTCTACCTGGCGCCCGAGCGTCTGGTGCAGCCACGCATGCTGGAATTCCTGCGTACCCTGGACATCGCCCTGTTCGCCATCGACGAGGCCCACTGCGTCTCGCAGTGGGGCCACGACTTCCGTCCCGAGTATCTGCAACTGGGCCAGCTGGCCGAGCTGTTCCCCCAGGTGCCACGCATCGCCCTCACCGCAACGGCCGACATGCGTACTCGCGAAGAGATCGTCCAGCGCCTGCACCTGCAGGGCGCCGAGCGATTCCTGTCGAGTTTCGACCGGCCCAACATCTTCTATCGCATCGTGCCCAAGGAGGCACCGCGCAAGCAGTTGATGGCGTTTCTCGGCGAGCGCCGGGGCAACGCCGGTATCGTCTATTGCCTGTCGCGCAAGAAAGTCGACGAGACCGCTGCGTTCCTCTGTGAGCAGGGCTTCCCGGCCCTGCCTTATCACGCCGGCCTCGCCGCCGAGACCCGTGCGGCCAACCAGCACCGCTTCCTCAACGAGGAGGGCTTGATCATGGTCGCCACCATTGCCTTCGGCATGGGCATCGACAAGCCCAACGTCCGCTTCGTCGCCCACCTTGACCTGCCCAAGTCGATGGAAGCCTACTACCAGGAAACCGGCCGTGCTGGCCGTGACGGCCTGCCGTCGGACGCCTGGATGGCCTACGGCCTGCAAGACATGGTGATGCTCAAGCAGATGCTGCAGAACTCCGAAGGCGACGAGCGTCACAAGCGTGTCGAGCAGCACAAGCTCGACGCCATGCTGGCCCTGTGCGAAGAAACCCGCTGCCGCCGTCAGTCGCTGCTGGCCTACTTCGACGAAGTGCTCGAACAGCCCTGCGGCCATTGCGACAATTGCGTCGACCAGGTACAGACCTGGGATGCCACCGAGCCCGCCCGCCAGGCGCTGTCGGCGGTGTACCGCACCGGTCAGCGCTATGGCGTGGGCCACCTGATCGATGTGCTGGTGGGCAAGGACACGGAGAAGGTGCGCAATTTCGGCCACGAAAAGCTTTCGGTGTTCGGTGTCGGCAAGTCCCTGAGCGAGCACGAGTGGCGGTCGTTGTTCCGCCAACTGGTGGCACGCGCACTGGTCGACATCGACCTGGAGGGTTATGGCGGGCTGCGGTTGTCCGACAGTTGCCGCCCGTTGCTGCGAGGTGAAGTCACCCTGCAATTGCGCCGTGACCTCAAACCACAGACCGTGGCCAAATCCCCTGGCGGCGGCAGTCCTGCCAGCCAACTGGTACGTGCCGAGGAGCGCGAGCTCTGGGAGGCGCTGCGAGCCCTGCGGCGCAAGCTGGCCGAGGAGCACAGCGTGCCGCCCTATGTCATCTTCCCCGATTCGACCCTGTTGGAAATGCTGCGCAGCCAACCCACCAGCCTCAGCGACATGGCCCAGGTCAGCGGCGTCGGTGCACGCAAGCTGGAGCGTTATGGCGAGGCCTTCCTTGGGGTGCTCAATGGCGGCTCGGGGGATGAAGCGCCGAAGGTGGTGCTCGACCTGCGTCACGAGCTGGTCAGTCTGGCCCGTGCCGGCATGACCCCGGCGCAGATCGCCGGCCAGCTCAATTGCAGTGAAAAGAACGTCTACAGCCTGCTGGCCGAGGCCCTTGGCCGTCAGGAGTTGAGCCTGGAGCAAGCCTTGGACCTGCCTGAAGACCTGCTGATGGAAGTGCAGGATGCCTTCCTTGACGGCGAGGGCGAACTGCCGCCGGTATCGGTGGTGTCGCCGTTGTTCGGCCAGCGTGTACCGGAAGGCGTGTTGCATTGTGTGCGTGCGGCCCTGGCCGCGGAGTTCGAGCTGTGA
- a CDS encoding YecA family protein, with translation MSFAEQLTRLQAFLDADELHEEALDYVAAHGYLTALSICSEDVPEREWIDALFAEEPHYTSDAQRTEIEATLVALKAHIGRQLASDDEFELPCDLDLTDEPDDSDLRGWCIGFMEGVFLREEAWFENAEEEVSEMLLPIMVGSGLFDEQPEFEDIARNASLQDDMIVQIPEALTALFLLLHAPDEKPALLKPRHH, from the coding sequence ATGTCCTTCGCCGAGCAACTGACCCGCCTGCAAGCCTTCCTCGACGCCGACGAGCTGCACGAAGAAGCGCTGGACTACGTCGCCGCCCATGGCTACCTGACCGCGCTGTCGATCTGCTCCGAGGACGTTCCCGAGCGCGAATGGATCGACGCCTTGTTCGCTGAAGAGCCCCACTACACCAGCGACGCCCAGCGCACCGAGATCGAGGCGACCCTGGTGGCGCTCAAGGCGCATATCGGCCGTCAGTTGGCCAGCGACGACGAGTTCGAGCTGCCTTGCGACCTGGACCTGACCGACGAGCCGGACGACTCCGACCTGCGCGGCTGGTGCATCGGCTTCATGGAAGGGGTATTCCTGCGCGAGGAAGCCTGGTTCGAGAACGCCGAGGAAGAAGTCAGCGAAATGCTGCTGCCGATCATGGTCGGCTCGGGCCTGTTCGACGAGCAGCCGGAGTTCGAGGACATCGCCCGCAACGCCAGCCTGCAGGACGACATGATCGTGCAGATCCCCGAGGCGCTGACCGCGCTGTTCCTGCTGCTGCACGCCCCAGACGAGAAGCCTGCCCTGCTCAAGCCGCGCCACCACTAA
- a CDS encoding cupin domain-containing protein — MPQRETHSPSQALWQPMLLGGQRLEGVSWKTLADTGSWQAYWMKMAPGSRSVPHRHAATELLQVLEGEVMDVDGQVFRAGDSLVYAAGSEHWLRSPGGCLLLVVESEPSLLSD; from the coding sequence ATGCCCCAACGCGAAACCCATTCCCCCAGCCAGGCCCTATGGCAGCCCATGCTCCTGGGCGGTCAGCGTCTGGAAGGCGTCAGCTGGAAAACCTTGGCCGACACCGGCTCCTGGCAGGCTTACTGGATGAAAATGGCGCCCGGCAGCCGCTCGGTGCCGCATCGACATGCCGCCACCGAATTGCTGCAGGTGCTGGAAGGTGAAGTCATGGATGTCGACGGTCAGGTGTTTCGCGCGGGTGACAGTCTGGTGTATGCCGCAGGCTCCGAGCACTGGCTGCGTTCGCCTGGGGGTTGCCTGTTGCTGGTGGTGGAGTCCGAGCCGTCGTTGCTCAGCGATTGA
- a CDS encoding YbaN family protein, with protein MRYLLLAIGWLSVALGVVGIFLPVLPTTPFLLLAAACFARSSPRFHDWLINHPKLGPWIRDYLSGEGIPLKGKVYAIGLMWASIGLSCYLVPLFWARAFMLTSAVLVSLYILKQKTLRRPG; from the coding sequence ATGCGCTACCTGTTGCTGGCCATCGGCTGGCTCAGCGTTGCGCTGGGGGTGGTGGGGATTTTCCTGCCGGTACTGCCCACCACCCCTTTCCTGCTCCTGGCCGCAGCCTGCTTCGCGCGCAGCTCGCCGCGCTTTCACGATTGGTTGATCAACCACCCCAAGTTAGGCCCGTGGATCCGCGATTACCTCAGCGGCGAAGGCATCCCGCTCAAGGGCAAGGTCTATGCCATCGGCCTGATGTGGGCGAGTATCGGCCTGTCCTGCTACCTGGTGCCTCTGTTCTGGGCACGGGCCTTCATGCTCACCAGCGCCGTGCTGGTGAGCCTGTACATTCTCAAGCAAAAGACCCTGCGCCGGCCTGGTTGA
- a CDS encoding AraC family transcriptional regulator — MTAGPILSLRHYRHDLIAHSHDHSQLVFGLGGHLDFEVQGHGAQVQRQGLMVVPAGAHHTCGSPAGSDCLVLDVPDAHWLHEQLGRHADASRRLLDRPGPLSLDNRQQQLVDWLASSPVDDPLIAQQGAVLLLASLNAQTVPAPVQRHLPYAAFDAHIEQHAAHPLQVADLARLAGLSSARLHARFASECAMTPMDYIRQRRLLKARHLLQQTGLPIGEIAAQVGYSSQSAFSAAMRRDFGRSPMALRREPDDN; from the coding sequence ATGACCGCCGGCCCCATCCTCTCCCTGCGCCACTACCGCCATGACCTGATCGCCCACAGTCACGACCATTCACAACTGGTGTTTGGCCTGGGGGGACACCTGGATTTCGAGGTTCAGGGCCATGGCGCGCAGGTCCAGCGCCAGGGCCTGATGGTGGTGCCGGCCGGCGCTCATCACACCTGCGGCAGCCCAGCCGGTAGCGATTGCCTGGTGCTGGATGTTCCCGACGCACACTGGTTGCACGAGCAATTGGGCCGCCATGCCGATGCCAGCCGCCGCCTGCTCGATCGACCTGGCCCCCTGAGCCTGGACAACCGCCAGCAGCAATTGGTCGACTGGCTCGCCAGCAGCCCGGTGGATGATCCATTGATCGCCCAGCAAGGGGCGGTCCTGCTGCTGGCCAGCCTCAATGCGCAAACCGTGCCGGCACCCGTCCAGCGGCACCTGCCCTACGCGGCATTCGACGCACATATCGAGCAGCACGCCGCTCACCCGCTGCAGGTAGCGGACCTGGCGCGCCTGGCAGGCTTGTCCAGCGCCCGCCTGCATGCGCGCTTCGCCAGCGAATGTGCCATGACGCCGATGGACTACATTCGCCAACGGCGCTTGCTCAAGGCGCGACATTTGCTGCAACAGACCGGCCTGCCGATCGGCGAAATCGCCGCGCAGGTTGGCTACAGTTCCCAGAGTGCGTTTTCGGCCGCCATGCGCCGTGACTTTGGCCGCTCACCCATGGCCTTGCGCCGCGAGCCTGACGACAACTGA